The following coding sequences lie in one Metallumcola ferriviriculae genomic window:
- a CDS encoding sensor histidine kinase: MSWFIPSEIAQMALSSVLALVFFYHYWHDRKIYLLIWGSAWTLWSLKYPYEILAFLGHNSIIIHASALLCWLLGGTLLPIGIFKFIDKKLPRIWTYGAISLCLWIFASLFIGLPDSVRLVPIFFFLGLIFIWAGVGLLKSKETEVTGKYITGWLFIILGIHLADYPFLVQASWLAAIGYIIAAILAFVLAHSTLLVYYQKIRDDLSKNEQRFRLLAENAQDIIFRYQLNPKPSMEYISPAAATITGYTIDEFYNDPDLFVRLIHPEHRSAFSHSLEPDIMLKKSILRWVKKDGKTIWVELYNTPILNKERKPLVVEGIARDVTARKLAEEKALRNEKSRRDLLTNVSHDLRTPITSIQGYLEALLENVISEPEEREQCLRLVHTRVLGINRLIQDLFDLTRLETQQTSFHFSRFSLEELMDITYEKYKYDVEQAGKKLLLEKPAAYTGPSKTHAVTFVETSLKDTLTIDYDRIDQVFNNLISNALKHTPINGRIVLSYMFAQDKEETIITIQNDGAGIAEKDLPYIFDRFYKASKSRESSKNSSGLGLAISKEIVNAHGGLIWAESILNRGSSFHFTLPVSGTK, translated from the coding sequence ATGTCTTGGTTTATACCATCCGAAATAGCACAAATGGCCTTAAGTTCTGTACTTGCCTTAGTTTTCTTCTATCACTACTGGCACGACCGAAAGATATACCTTTTAATCTGGGGCTCTGCTTGGACGCTATGGTCATTAAAATATCCCTATGAAATATTAGCTTTCCTAGGCCACAACTCCATTATTATTCATGCCTCTGCTCTGCTATGCTGGCTTCTAGGCGGCACCCTGCTGCCCATTGGGATTTTTAAATTTATTGATAAAAAGCTTCCCCGTATATGGACATACGGCGCTATATCCCTATGTTTGTGGATTTTTGCATCCTTATTTATTGGATTACCCGATTCGGTCAGGTTAGTTCCCATTTTCTTTTTCCTAGGCCTGATTTTTATTTGGGCCGGTGTTGGTCTCCTGAAATCAAAAGAAACTGAGGTAACCGGAAAATATATAACAGGCTGGCTTTTTATTATCCTGGGCATTCACCTAGCAGATTATCCGTTTTTGGTCCAAGCTTCATGGCTTGCCGCCATCGGTTATATTATCGCTGCCATCTTGGCCTTTGTTCTTGCTCACAGTACTTTATTGGTCTATTATCAAAAAATCAGGGATGATTTAAGTAAAAATGAACAGCGCTTTCGCCTGCTGGCAGAAAATGCCCAAGACATCATCTTTCGTTATCAACTAAATCCCAAACCTAGTATGGAATATATCAGTCCTGCTGCCGCCACTATTACCGGATATACAATTGATGAGTTTTACAATGATCCGGATTTGTTCGTCAGGCTGATTCACCCAGAACATCGTTCAGCTTTTAGCCATTCACTAGAGCCAGATATTATGTTGAAAAAGAGTATACTTAGGTGGGTTAAAAAGGACGGAAAGACCATTTGGGTCGAACTATACAATACCCCTATTCTCAATAAGGAAAGAAAACCCTTAGTTGTTGAAGGGATTGCCAGAGATGTTACTGCCCGAAAGCTAGCAGAAGAGAAGGCGCTTCGGAACGAGAAATCACGCCGAGATTTATTAACTAATGTATCTCATGACTTACGTACACCCATAACTTCCATTCAAGGTTATCTTGAAGCCCTATTAGAAAATGTGATTTCTGAGCCCGAAGAAAGAGAACAATGCTTGAGACTAGTCCATACGCGAGTCTTAGGTATAAACAGACTAATTCAGGACCTTTTTGATCTCACCCGTTTGGAAACTCAACAGACATCCTTTCACTTTTCCCGTTTTTCTTTAGAAGAGTTGATGGATATAACCTACGAAAAGTATAAATATGATGTGGAACAAGCAGGAAAAAAGCTGTTACTAGAAAAGCCTGCAGCTTATACTGGGCCTTCTAAGACACATGCCGTAACCTTCGTAGAAACCAGCCTAAAAGATACCCTGACTATTGACTACGACCGAATAGATCAGGTCTTTAATAATTTGATTAGTAATGCCCTTAAGCACACACCTATTAACGGTAGAATCGTCTTAAGTTATATGTTCGCCCAAGACAAAGAAGAAACAATTATTACCATCCAAAATGATGGCGCAGGAATAGCTGAAAAAGACCTCCCCTATATCTTTGACAGATTTTATAAAGCGTCCAAATCCAGAGAATCGTCCAAAAACAGCAGTGGACTGGGCTTAGCCATATCCAAAGAAATAGTCAACGCCCATGGCGGCCTCATATGGGCAGAAAGCATCCTCAACCGGGGCAGCAGTTTTCATTTTACTCTCCCGGTGTCAGGCACCAAATAA
- a CDS encoding response regulator transcription factor yields MAKEKILIVDDEQEISHLLDRYLTREMFQVIVTSSGKKAIQLVDTEKPDLIILDILLPDINGIEVCQQIRSKSTVPIVFISCKDDASDKVLGLELGGDDYIVKPFSPSEVVARVKAHLRRHRYLTNNPDNKQVLKFHGIEIDASSYTVRTNGKTVCLSAKEFQILNILAQHPNQIFTASQLFDYVWQEDASGDLRTVVVHISNLRKKIEPDSSRPKYIQTVRNVGYRFTI; encoded by the coding sequence ATGGCCAAGGAAAAGATCTTAATAGTGGATGATGAGCAGGAAATAAGCCATCTTCTTGATAGGTATTTAACCAGAGAAATGTTTCAAGTTATTGTGACCAGCAGTGGCAAAAAGGCAATCCAACTGGTAGATACCGAAAAACCCGATCTTATCATCCTTGATATCCTCTTGCCCGACATAAATGGAATTGAAGTATGTCAACAAATACGCAGTAAAAGCACCGTACCTATAGTCTTTATCAGCTGTAAGGACGATGCCTCTGACAAAGTCCTAGGCTTGGAACTTGGTGGAGATGATTACATTGTAAAGCCCTTCAGCCCGAGCGAAGTGGTAGCCCGGGTAAAAGCCCATCTGCGCAGACATCGTTATTTAACCAACAACCCTGACAATAAGCAAGTATTAAAATTCCATGGCATAGAAATCGACGCATCCAGTTACACAGTCCGTACCAACGGAAAGACTGTATGCCTTTCGGCTAAAGAATTTCAAATTCTCAATATTTTGGCCCAACATCCCAATCAAATATTTACCGCCTCACAGCTTTTTGACTATGTTTGGCAGGAAGACGCTTCGGGGGATCTGCGCACCGTAGTGGTACATATCAGTAATTTGCGAAAAAAAATTGAGCCGGATTCCTCCCGCCCAAAATACATCCAAACGGTCAGAAATGTCGGTTATAGATTTACTATATAG